gcagacaacgactgtcaaaacgctggcagcaagcgcatatacgccacagcgggcgaaggtacgtgcggtctatcgcttcaacggaaactgagtggcgaatgcacagcgcataaaggtcagagccgtgtggagataagagacggtgcggggcgagcgatgaacgcggttgttggcacagtaaacgtgcgccccccccccccccccccgctccctccggcgctcgcttcccgcttccttgcttgcgcgtgggagattgagtgcgttcgctctccgtgacagcgtgcgtccccgcacgcttccgctcgggcatacggcgcgcggcgaagattttatctatacggaacctcacggcgacggcgacgccgacggcagaaatccggtggaagtgtccatataattgctatcgcaataaaaagacattAACAAATGGCATTGCACTCTACCAACTTGACGCATTTTCATTTTCACAAAGCGAAAGCTAATGCATGATTTATGCCTGTCCCTTTCATACTGTGTGGGCAAgtatacggggtgtttcacttaacttgggccaaactttaaaattaTGTGAAggcaacgtagctggacagaaccaagataatgttgtttgctttcccttgaagatactcagattattttttgcattccgtctaattagattaatcctaattaattaatcaacttttcaaatattataattagatgaaaagtgtcaatgggaaaattgtatagcaacatgaaaaactcccgacacagctttctgttgctgaatatgtgctacataaaagtgtttttccgaacgtgaaagatgcccgcgagcgaccagtcgcgctgcaattttgcgtgtattcgtgggcgtctttcacgttcggaaaaacacttttatgtagcacgtattgagcaacagaaagctctatcgggagtttctcatgtcgctctacaatattctcattgacaattttcctctaattataatatttgagaagtttattaattaagagcaattatgtaattaggcagaatcaaaaaaaaataatcccgagtatctccaagcgacggcaaacaacattaccttggtcctgtccagctacgttgaatttgcatatttttaatgtttggcccaagttaagtgaatcACCCTGCATACAAGACGGTTCGCAGTCGGCGTAAGCCAACGAGCCGACTCCGCGTTTCACCTACGCAGGGGCACTCGGAACCCTCTGCTCTTCAATCCTGCAGTTCAATGGATGATGAAGAGCCGACGCGGAGCGTCCATCGTCATGCCCCTCTTCCAAGCGATCATGTCGTTGAGCAGGCACCCAACCAGGGGACGACCGCACGACGTCTTCTTCGCCTTCCACTCGTGCATGGGATACGAGGAACATCGGGTTTGCAAATTAATGCGcagtacttctttttttttccttcgggcGTATCACGCACACACTTTGTTAACGAGGCAGCATCGCAGAGCGGAAGGGGTTTTGGCACTGCCTTTACCAAAATATCgcaagcgcatttttttttaatagatGAGTCACCAAGCAACCAACGTCTACTTCTATACGGGGTGTTTTATTTTATCGTtaacagaatttaaaaaaaaagatcacccTTCCCgtgtagcacaattctacttcttgAGCTTGATTGCTCTCAGGGCAGACATTGTATTTAAAAAATACGAAAGTGCATATTTGACTTATAATTTTTGCTAATTATgccacatattgaaatttacgcaTTGTAGCCGATGCCCTTAaagtcatatccacttggaacgaattctaaagGTGAAACCAGTTTCGAAGTATACGTTCCCAAAGTTTTTCGACAAActtgcattggtgttccagtaacttTTGAGCTTGAATTCGTAAAAAGACGTTTGCCAATTAGCTGAAAAGGTACTCAGTAAAATTTTGTTACTTTGCCAATTATGTGTATTGATTTCCAATGCAATTAATGTATATTTCTTCGAGTATTCCAGCTCAATAAGTACATTTGGGCTAAATGGCATAGGCAATTTTTAGAAAATTTCGTTAACGGTAAAATAAAACACCATAGGAAACAGAGGGACCAACCGTGCAGTACAGCTGTGCAGAAGAAAACATTCTAGGATAACTCAAAGAGCAGTGCTCTTCTTTTGAGGTTAAAGCAAGCGGTCTAAGATTGCGAAGGTATAAAATTAGGTTTACTTAAGATGATGACTTGTGCGCAGCACGCAAGAATACTGAGCCACGGCggtgcatttcgatggaggcgaaaatgcaaaaacgcccgtgtgcttgcgttgtagcgtacgttaaagaaccccaggtggtcaaaattaatccggagccctccactacggcgtgcctcataatcagaactggttttggctcgtaaaaccccagaaagaataaaaATACTGCGGAGACAATCGCAGATATCCTGTTAGAATGTCAGAGTATGCACCTAGAAGTAGATAATATGTTGTCCATCTATCTCCATGAAGCTGTATATAGGCTCTAAAAAACAGTGAGACTAACATTAACGCGGTGAACTCCAGCAAGAGACGTTTGGAATATTCGTGCCGCATATGTAACTTAAGAGAAAGGGTGGCGTCGAAAATTAAATTGCCACATGTTGCCGCAAATGTAACCGCGCGCTCATTATAGACAATAATGAGTACAAAGCGGAGCATCTAGTGTCATTACAGTCGCATAAAAACATGACTAGTATGCTGGAGTGTGGCGTAAcatgtcaccaccccgtttcaaaatgGAATACgctcaccatcattgaaaaaaaaaaagaaaaaactcgGCGGTAAGGTTCCGAGTGATAAAGGACCGTCGACTCGAATGTCGTTCGTTAATGCGGCCACTACATCCATCAAGATGCAGTCTCAGAACGACACATTAGAATAGACCCGCTAGTACAATATTCTTATTGCAGAGCACGTCGATCACGATAACCGGAAAAGGGGCCTATCTGATGTAGTCCACTCCGGTATCCAGCGCTCTCGGGTGTGTTCATTCACATGCGGCTGGACTTTGCGAGTGATCTAAGAAAAAGAATGAGTTGTGTGTCACAGCAGTGCCCGTGACACTCCTTAACAAGCAACCGTGCCAACGGCGACACACATGACAACTGTGACACCTGTGACATTGCAAGCCATGTTGATTTGGGTGAAATAAATTTACggatgagagagggagagaagtgACGAAGGGGCGCGTAAACGTGCCCCGTGAGTTTTCGAGCAAACGCCGGTAATTGAAAATTGTGAATTGCCAGAGCATAAACGATCACATTTCTTACAGATGATTACTATCTACCAACGCGCTAGCCGAAAGGAACATTGCTACTTGTTACTGGCTGGAAAATAAATGACGAGATTGCGCTACAAATCTATTTAGCATATTTTAGCACACTTGAATTAGTCCCATCAGTAGCTAATGAAGATGAGTTTTCCAGCGTGTCAATAAATTTAGCAATTCCAGATGGGACGAATGTAGTACAATTCATGACGAAATGGTTAAACTGGTGAAAGTCTAAAAGGGTACAGTGAggtcatttgcaaaaaaaaaaaattgaacataaCGCAATGTTCAGGGCATCTGGAGTCATGGACAGGAACTGGAAGGCTTTCCAATGAGAGCCATGTAATACGATATACACACGCACACTTTCAAATAGCGTTAATTGAACTGAAGAGGATTGAAATCTGCAAGCCCCATTGGCTTCCTTCCGTGAGCTTCCGCAAGTGAGCCAATACGGTTCGTGGATTTTACTACCTAGTATTTGGTTTCAAGTTTCTTTAAAAGTGCGCGTATGACAGGAGTGTTTGACTAACCAAGATTAACGCTTCAAAGAAATTACCTGCGCAAACTAGACGCCCGTCTTGCCGCTGTGTTCTTTGTCCTCGTATAGTTTGCGCCGTGAATTTCTTTGAATTAGGACCCGCCAACTaactcaaaccaagattatgcaAGATGAATGGCCTACCAAAAGCGCTTTAAGGTTACTTCGCGAGATGTATGGCAGCGTCTTAGCGAAAAAATTGACGATTTCTAGGTGGCACCTCACTGTCGTAGTTTTTTAGCAGCGGCGAAGTACTTTTTCAAAGCATCACTGGAATTCGCTGGCTTCGCAGCATGAAACAAGCTTTCTTGTTTGTTATTGTTTAGGCGTTTTAGTGCTCTACTGAACCCCGAATATTAAGTATATTCTGTTAATATGATTGTTAGAATTTAAATTACGATGAGGCGCACCAATTCATATTAGGAAGGAAACCAGTTGGAATCTACCGAAAGCAAGCCAAAATTTGTagcaaggaaggaaagagtggaaaggaaaggcagggaggttaaccagttcagcacaaccggtttgctaccctacacatgggagcggggtgaggggggaatgaaagatggggaggagagagagagagagagtacacagcacagcacacacatcgtcagtcacagtccgtcactcttgcgtggtacgcgacatcactgtcacagccgcttgtccaagcccgtttcttttaaaaaaccgaagtagtcccttcgtcgccttcagctgcgatgtcttccgtcgacgacatgtgagaatcacttcaactgacattggtctgttgtcaagttGCGCTataacggacgccagggactgtctctgaacattatattcaggacagtcgcatagaatgtgttccagcgtctcctcgcaaagacaggcattgcaagaccgttgtcggccattccaatcagaaatgaataagatttagtgaatgccacccctagccataagcgataaagcatagtggcctctcttcggcgtaGTCCAGTCGGCATACAGagagagatgcatcaaagagggcaggtggtattgacgattgctccggttggtctggccgcttggtgtgcaccatagagaaagcgtgatctcctgtgcaagcactcgaagtctgctcgctgcgtcggaccgtgagagtggtatggcctcttcctgtgtgtcgtcaagagctgcccgagcggcattatcggcgtcttcgttccctatgacaccgcagtgacttggaagccactgaaatgccacgtggtgtcctttctcatgtgatgtatggagtaggtatctaacatcaaatacgagctgttcgtatggcccgcgatgcagagctgatagcacaaaATTTGTAGCAAAGCTTTCGTAAAGACAGTTAGGCCACGAGTGACGCCATTATAATCAACTTTATTGTATACGATAAGGTCGCTAATAGTTATTAAATCTTTGCCTACATTGCAAGCGATAACACTATACAGAGCCCGATGGTTACTGCGGCACAAGTTGACGCGATTGAAGCTAGCGCAGTTAAAGCTAGCGCACGCAAAACTGTCCTGCATTTATTTCATACTTCAGAAGATTGCATGAAATGTTACAAAGCTTACATACTTATACAGTAGGAGGTCCGAATGTTCAAGAACCGCATAGGCGGGACCCTCTGTCAGAgtgcaaaaaaaggaaaataaaaagggAGCACACTAGCCATACAAAACGCTTGCAAACGTGAAAATACAAAATTACAATTTCTCTGCTCATCGAGCGGTCAGACAATTAATTTTTAACACCGCATTACCCCGCCTCTCATGTACGTAGCTGAGGTGCAACATTGTGACGCGCTATACCGTTCGATCAGCCAATACCATTGTCGTCATGATCGCAGGTTGAGCAGCAGTTAGCGACAATTCGGCACCGCGCGATGCCCACCCTCGTGATATTCAGCGGCAACGACAAACTCCTCTCAAATGAAGACAACCGCACACTGCTGCGGAGGTTGGGCAGCGACCCCGAGCGGACCTGGTTATACGACTCCGGCGGGCACCTCCTCCAGAGGGGTAAGGATGCCTGCACTAACACCCTCGGGCTTTCCCTGTGCGAGAAATCCCTGTGCGAGGGGGGGGTGCTTTGAACAGTTTCTTGGCATTACCTATACACGTGAGGCAAAAGTGTTATAGTATGCACCGAATTGACGACTAAAAAAATGCGCACCTGAACAGATATACAAGTACAGTTTTTTAACTTCCTTGTTGTGGAAAGTCACGCTGTCAACACTGTTACGATTCTCCATCTGCGGCGGCGCTCTTTGAAGctgcataaaaaagaaaaaaagaaactttagTCCCAAGTGCGTGACAGCATTTGTCGTATAACCATGCCTTCGTGGCATTACCGAATTCGTGCACACTTTTGCAGGTGGTTCCGACGTGGTGAAAGCAATCGAGCTAAAGGATGGATCGCACTACGGATTCGTACGCTACCCCGACATCTGCAACGAGGGCCTCGTCGAACTCCTCGACCGGGTGCGACGGCCTGAATCCAAAGCAGCGGTTGTTATGGCTCACAAGCGCACTctctaaatctttttttttattttattttcccatCGGATAGTAATAAACGATTAAACGCTGTCTATGTCATTCACCTGGCGTAATAATGATCATAATTGCAGGCCTCGCGTGCCGTTGATGTACTCGGTCTAAAAGCGCCCCCTTGAAGCATAAAACGACTAACGCCGTTAGAGCGGTTTGCATGCAACCTCGTTTTGGATGTTATCAGAATCTCGTTTTATTTTACCATTTTTCGCTCCGTTCTGTTAGAGGGCATTAGTTTTATACCTCCGATATTGAAGTCCGGTGACGCATAccgttcgcgttttttttttttttttttttttttttatgcgatcACTGGTTACAAGAACCATCTGTTGTACGGTGCCTTCAGTGGCTTGGCATGGGGTTAAACGCCGACTTGCAACGACTTCACTTAGAAGATAAAGCACGTGTTTCTGCCGGActgaggcatatatatatatatatatatatatatatatatatatatatatatatccattgaaaaaggtcggtccaccgaccgaaactgttgggaaaataataaaccctagataaccgcgaagttgtgcttctgattttcctaaatacgcttggcccattgaaaatccagttactactatatatatatatatatatatatatatatatatatatatatatatatatatatacgcaggatgtcccagctatcacgcagcacgatttaaaagaggaacggcgctacgggaagcaaacctagtgcgtattgtttccagtgcagtggagtagccgccattaattttttcgttactgagatttaattagctaattgtaattaattatctaactcgagaagtactgtcctaattatcaacgtgtcaatgagaaaattgtagagcaacatgaaaaactcccgatacagctttctgttgctcagtgcgtgctacataaatgtgtttttccgagtgtgaaaggagcccgctaATATACGcataattgccgcgcgactggccactggCACGCAtgtgccctgctactgtgcgatcagctgtcggaaatacaacTGGGTGAtagctaacgcactgtgctccattcatgctgcaaaatgtgcaacgGTAGAGGGAAGACGTGTGAAGTTGTTCGCTGCAAAAACAGTGACGGTCATATTAAAGAAtcaaatgaatctgtgtggctaaGCTCACAGACCGCTGCTACACCTGCCCGTGTTACCGGCACATCcagatgtacggatttcctcgaggatgaagaaatttcgcaagaaaatcgcaAACCTACAGAGAAAGGGCTccagccccggaacgtcggcaagattgagtaccgctcgttacgcagtgacaaagggagtagcgtatatatatatatatatatatatatatatatatatatatatatatatacaagcttCCTGgtaagtttctcgaacgttatttACATACGCCCACCCTAACTGACAGGCAAACGTACGCATCAAGAATAAGTTAGAGGACGCACACgtgaatcaatgcgccgaagcatgggttacggcgactacaccgacaacacACGGgcgttcgaagctgaacgtttcctGATGGTCCAGGACATTTATGTTCCAAGCCGTTGTGCTCAGCAAAAACAAATCTatatcgcaactgagcacacccgcgagcgactaagcagaaaataaacaatcggATAGCGACTGAACCGAGGTAGATTaccgagtcagaaacgtgacaagccgctgcttttaagtgtttgccgaataaagaactaAGAGCGAAACACACTGATCCTGGTTCATAAGCAGTATGTTTGGACAGCTGGGAGTACATTTTTATCCCCGCGTTTAGTACAGGCACCAtttacgctgctcgcgccgtttggaaaaaAGCGTAATGATCTCCGAAAGCGCTTACAGGTCCTCAGAGGCTGTGGCCAAAGATTCATGTCGTCCACCCCGTCATCGTCTACAAAATCGACCGGAACAGGTTTTCTGAGCCGTACTGGGGCGCCATGCACATACATTGTAAGCACGGAGGCAGCTGAGACAAGCCATGGACGCGTCGCCAAGTGAtcgaacatggcggcgcccacgggatcaccgtgAAAAGGGTCAGTATGGAAAGGGCATATAATTTTTTAGCTTGCAGTTTCGCATATGACCGAATCAAACAAACCTAAATAGAAATGAGCACATTTAGATCAACGACACAGTTTCATAGCTCCCCCGCCCATGAAAACAATAGAAAAAGAATAAAATGAGTATTTAGCATTGTGAGGATTTTCGAAATGTTTCGGAGTCATCTTTGATTATGTGGTCACAAAAGTgacagcttctgaagaaaggTGTTTTGCTAACTAGTTTTATGCCCTGCGCTTCCGTGGATGGGAAACCAACTTGTTAACATTATAACGCAGCTGGTTCGTGTAAACCAGGGTTCTGGCCATTCACTCCGGGAATTTCACTTTAGCGTGATTTCTCGCACATATTTCAATGCGCGCTTCGCatcaggcgcgcgcgcgcgcagtgaGAGACATTAGATTATAGCAGCTGATATAATCAACAGGGGAGACATTATAGCAGAGGTCTCGTGGGCTATTGCCGCATCGTTTTATCTTTTCTGCACGAAACATACAGGATCAGAACAGTCTTCTTCATTGACTGCGAACTTTGCGAATATTCTGTATTGAATATGAATGCTGTAAACAATAGCTTACACTATTTATTTGCGACGTTCGTGCTTGCTGTAAATAAAATTATTTTCCTTTCTTGGCGATGAAAGTTGTTTACCACCAAGTTAGGTTGTATTTTGTATCCATGCGTCTGAtgtcaaaaaacaaacaaacaagaaattaCGTTCTACTCCACTCTCACACGCACACCTGGTGCATTATGTATGCAATCTTTTTGGCATGGAATCAACACATCAACTAATGGGAGAGGATACACGTGCGCAACCGCCCTTTTCACATTTCTCAACTGCCaaccctttccctttccctcaagaaccacttatcatcaactGCTTGGTTGTTTACGGCTGCTGGACAAGCTGGTATACGTTTCTGAGAAGGATAGTGTTAGCCCTAACAATAGTGTGCAGAAAACATTGACAGACCTTGAACAGAATCTGTAACTTCGAGTTAAGCGGCTAAATGCCATTCATCCCTTCGCATGTCCTTCGAAGCCCAATTGAGCAGCCGGGTGTTTACGTAAGCAATGCTCAAGGTCGGTCTTTGCGTGAAGGCGAATGTGCACTGCCCAGGTTCCTTTGCCTGCACCTTGCCGGCCGGGGTTGGCGTGGCTGCTGTTTGCTGCCAGGGCTGGGCAAATatactttgcaattgtatcatgCTACGATACAAGATAATTGGGCAACAAGTGTTTGAGATACACATACAAGATACTACGACAATTATTGTATTCAATACGATACTTTCCATTTATATCTTCAGATACTGCGATGCAGTCACAAATGTCTTATTATAGATCGATATAATGCAGCAGCAAACGCgtatgcacaaaaatgtttgctggaaaatttcctaactccaaCCAATCTtgtttcatttcaataaaatgtCTTATTATTTCAATTTTTATTTGTCTTTTGTTCCTCGAAGTATAATATTTTCATGCCGAAACAATTTCTTGGGGTTGCTTCAGCTGCTTAACATGAAAGCTCTTTATACGCTGCGCTGTCAGCGGTTTTTGCTTATCGCTTTTGTAATTGATGGGAGTCACAGCTCTGCTTGCCGACCAGCTAGCGGGTAGCCATCTAATTACAAGTACGTCAACAAGAAGCCTCTGCACGATGACGCAAATACCGCTGTGGAGTTTTACCTTGTccgtaaaaacaaaaacaaaaaaaaaacaccgcatatccacggggtgaatgatgatgagtgggcgaagctccggagggaatcatcggtaaaccgtgaatcttccgtgtaattcgcccagtctcgccgcactaaatcgaacgattgacttccaccaatgacgcgcgccatatgtgacgtcattcctatcttataacagcgcccttcattataattgcaccatctcccgcttaaggggacgctagcacaaacgcgttagaaacgtgcagtactctctagtaagggggagaggccacagcgtcttacgcagccgtttacacatgccggaacgtgcaccgcgtttgccgacgccatcacatgactgctgagagagtataaccatagagaaagaagttgaattcctttctctatggtataacccccgtattcataaacgctcctcgacttgacttgccaccgctttcaacgcgtttcgaacgcgctgcccaaggcggtggcgaGTCAAGTTCaggtcgaggagcgtttatgaatacgggggtaaggcggagaggccacagcgtcttacaccagcttcttacacgggccgtaacgcgcagtctttcgttaattgttgggtatttattgtcatcgtggtgcgtgtgtccatgtgcgcttcgtggtgtAGTGAAAGTGAGGAGCAAACAGTGAGGAGCAAACAGAACAAATGGTTCAAATTTTTCGCTCTACATACAATATATGTGTTTGCCATGCTGTTGGAAGGTCAGGAGGCTGCGTCATTTTTATTCGCAATAGCATTGTGGTTGTTGaaaaagtgtccgcctgcgataGTGGGAGACTGGTTGCATGTGGTTTTGTTTTTTCTGGATTACAGTGGCATGCTGTGTGCATTTATGCACCAAACAAAATGCATGAACGTGAAATTTTTTTCAGGTATGCTGAAGGGTTTTTGAAAACAGAACGAAATATTGTGGTTCTAGGGGACTTTAATTGCGTCTGTAGAGCTGAGGACAAAACAACGGGTCTcaatgtgcgcgatagaagcgctGAGCTTTTGAGTGCAATAGTGATTGAGAGAGAGCTTGAGGACATTGGTTATGTCATGACACGAGATGGCCAAGCACGATATACACATTTTCAAGGTGACTCCCATGCGAGGCTAGATAGAATATACATACCGGCGAAGTCAGTCTGTACCACTAGCTCCTCTTATGAAACACACCTTAGTTTTAGTGACCATTGTTTGGTCACGGTTACCATTGGCGAAAaacttaattatggggttttacgtgccaaaaccagttctgattatgaggcacgccgtagtgggggactccggaaattttgaccacctggggttctttaacgtgcgcctaaatctaagtacacgggtgttttcgcatttcgcccccatcgaaatgcggccgccgtggccgggattcgatcccgcgacctcgtgctcagcagcccaacaccatagccactgagcaaccacggcgggtgccatTGGCGAAAAACGAAAGGTTGTGAAATGTAACTGGTTCCTATGTAAGTTTAATGAGAAACTGCTGCAAGATGAAGTATTTGTCACAAG
This Dermacentor silvarum isolate Dsil-2018 unplaced genomic scaffold, BIME_Dsil_1.4 Seq575, whole genome shotgun sequence DNA region includes the following protein-coding sequences:
- the LOC119435255 gene encoding uncharacterized protein LOC119435255, translated to MPIATRHFRGTRNPLLFNPAVQWMMKSRRGASIVMPLFQAIMSLSRHPTRGRPHDVFFAFHSCMGYEEHRVEQQLATIRHRAMPTLVIFSGNDKLLSNEDNRTLLRRLGSDPERTWLYDSGGHLLQRGGSDVVKAIELKDGSHYGFVRYPDICNEGLVELLDRVRRPESKAAVVMAHKRTL